In Etheostoma cragini isolate CJK2018 chromosome 15, CSU_Ecrag_1.0, whole genome shotgun sequence, the DNA window TCGGTCGTGCTCGTCCATCAGGAACTGGGTGGTGTTGTAGGGGGCCACTGGAAGTCCTTTGGCGAACATCTCCTCCCTCACCCGTGAAGCCCTGGCCgtctctttctcctccaggGCTTTCCTCTCGTCCCAAGAAAGTTGGCAATAAGGTTTCCAGTTGCGCTTCTTCCTGGATGTCCTGCGCCTGTGTCTCTTCTTGCCCAGACGCGCATCAAAACCAGTGTCGGAGTCGATGTGACTATCCTCTTGCACCTGGTGTAAAGTTTCCTCCAGTGGTCGGTCTTCGCCGTTTTTCCCCTGTGCAATATGGTTACCGTCGGCTTTCTGGTTAGGCTGATTTGCAATCGGGCACTTTATGAGCTCGTTTCCGGCTGCGAAGGCAGGGCACACCTCCCTCTGTTCGCCTTTCATTTGCCATAACTTGTCTGTGTTGATACCCCCACAGTCCTCCGCCCGCTGATGTCGCTTCTGGTCTCTCTGTCGCCCCCTGTTGCCGTTCTCTGGTCCACCACGGTTTCTGGCTGGGAGATGCTCCAACGCGTCCCCACTGCTCCCACCTGATGGGCTGCCTGAAGTTTTCAGGTGATGGGTCTGCTCCATTGGCTCTGTCATCATGATGTTCCGCTCTGAAGGCTCCGCTTTAGCGGATTTTAGATCACGTTCATGCTCTCAAAACTTTTCTTCAAAGTTCGTTAAactcaaattaaacaaaaaagatatatatatacgtattcCAGATTGAGTCGAAATCCCTACATAAAGTTCAAGTTTTTACGTTTTAAAACAAACTCGCAAGTTAAAAGTAAACTTCTGAACCATAAACACTTGTTACTCCTCCAAGGGTTTGTCAGAGCAACTGTCGCTATCTACCATTAACTGTTTCGATGCTGTCAGAGCTAGCGCTGAGCCGGAGACGACGTTTCACCGTAACAACAATGTCCAGTGTGCTACTCAAGAAGAGGGAGCTCGCTTTTATATAGCAGCTCCGCCTCTAGCCGTGCGCATGCAGCTGTTTGTAACGCCCGTTGGTTTGTGGGACATGGGGTTTTAGTTTCAGGGAAGCACTGTCGGTGTCCTCCTCAACAAACTACATAGTCCACAAATTCACCATAACCGACGAGCATATCGACCAATCAAATGGTAGAATCTTGAGCACGCTGCAGCCCATCCCTCTCTTTGTTGATTGGACAAGAGGGTAACTTTGCTGTTGCTAAGCTTTACGTATTTTCTGATTGGGCAGTCCAATAGTCAATCAAAAGTACGGAATACACACCAAGAAAGCAGTCCGGGGCATTTTATGGGCGCTACTATCTACAGTTGAAGGGGACATTGATAAAAGTTACGAAATACAAGTTAAATTATATACGTTTGAATTACATAATATTATAACTGGAACAAATATCATATTATTAACGTAAATCTATAGggcttttttttatagttgCTGACCACATAGTCTAACGCCGAACTAATAATACAATGAAACCCTTCCTGTATTTgaagcaacatgaagacaacctTTAACGGAAACTAGTCCGCGTTGACTGTTCACACAAGAAAATTAGTAAATACTGatcattttcaaatgcaattGTTTTGTATGATTAGTGGCTTGAAAACACGTCGTTTTGGTGCGAGTTGGATCATTAAATGTTTCAGTATGAATATCCTGTGTTTCGTGCGGAGTGATACGTTGTGGGGCATTAGGGGCTCGGGAACTCTGATATCAGCGTAAACAAACGACATTTATTGTCAAGATTCCGCAACTAGCACATCTCCGAGCCCCTCGTTGTTTAAGGGTGGGTCAGGCGATCTTACACTTGCTCAATAATCCTGCTACCAGTGGACGGAGTGGTGTAGATCATTTGAGTATTTCTACGCAACCCATGTTCTGATGTGCAGTCTTAGATTTACACTGTTGTGCAGTGTTAACAGCTAAGGATAAGCTAGTTGGCTAACGTTGTGTCGCTCCCAAACTAAACACTGTATTAATTCATAAAGTGTGAAGCCATACGCACTAATGTTACAACCACAATAAACTTATAGTTGGAGCACGACGGTATTATAAAGCAAGTAGCAAGTTTATAGTCAGGTCCAATATAACGGTAGCTAAACGCCACACTGTGACGGTATAAGCGTCAAGCCAAGATAGCTAACTAAGTTAATACAAAATAACCCATTATTATCCATTTTATAAATAGAGCTATAGCCAATGCGCTACAAAGTAAACCAAGAAGTACATCTAACGTTAGTTAGCTACAGATATTGCTAGCGTTAGCCATCTGCTAACTAGCTAGGCCAATGTGTTTGTACTGGATCAGCGTAATTGCTGGACCGTAACCTTTCCCGTGTGGGTTTCTAACTAAACATTTGAAGTATAACATTATGTCGGATCGATATAGACCACGGTCtgtacaaatatataaacagaTTGGAAAACAGCGCTTCTTTGTATTAAACCGAGAACTGGAAGCCTCGATGAAATAGTTTAGTGTCAGGAAGTAGACGGTCCCTGATCTTGCAAGGCAGTACTAGCTTTCCTTTAGTTTACTAATGGTTAGCAAGCTTTAGTTTGAGTGTACACGCTAAACTAACAGTCTACTCTAAAAATGTTCACAACTTTTCTTAATAGCTATTGGCGctttgtgtaaaagaaaatgttaaaatgaattattgtTTGATTActaaaaatggcaaaagaatggttttgtattctgttttatttcacattcttcacatacatactatactgaatGTTAGTCAATACACTGTCTTTAACTGTGCATGTGTCACTATaccatgtatacacacactggTTTCCTCAGTTTCCACAAAACAATTCACTTGTATTAATGGAAGAAATGGGGTTCTTCAGTCTTCAACCTCTCATGGTGGGTGTCTACTTACACTGCTTGTAAAGAGTGAGAACCCAATGGCTACAACAAACACAGGCCTACTGTTTCTACTAATATAATCAGACAGAGATTCAGCTCAGGCAGATAAGCAAGCTGTGCAGGGAATCCTTTTGAGGAAGACGTTAGAGGCTACGTTCTAGTTAATATGAAACCTAACAACCACGGAGGTTCAGAAATCATACCAATGGTGCCCATATTCTCAAATCAAGGAGCGGTGCAGCAATAGAGCCAGAGCTTCTCCTGCATAGATCACAGCTTGTGAGGATTAGCAGGCATGACTTAATCTCTTACCCTGTCTAGCATGGTTTGTTGCTGCAATTGACAGGAGATgaattttggaatttttttttgcctatgCATGGCCTTGTACTGTAAATCTAAGCAATGGGTGATAACCATCTGACCACAAGAAGGgtgtgtttattttagattttcatGAGGAAAGCAGgtaggcctacatatttttttatttttatttttgcaagaGTGTAACAAAGAGTTAGTTACTGGATACATCAGCTGCATTAAATGACTGAGTGAAAGGAAcattactgtttgtgtgtgtgtgtgtgtgagctcatGATCTGGATCAGGGGAAATCACATTTTATGCTCTTCCTGACAGGACTAGTTTTAGACCGCCCAGCTTAGCTCTGCCCCTCTTTGCTCTGTTATAACTAAATTACAAAGACTTAATTAAGTTTCCAGTCACTGCTCTGGTACAAGTCACGTCTCCATCCACTCACAAAAAGGACTCAAGTCtaggtttttatttgttatgcaGCACATTCACCCTTTACATCTATGTTAATATATCTAATCTGGCTGTAGAATATGAACTTGACTCAAACAGAATTGGTTGTTGATGAGATCTTTGCAGTTTACTGTTATGACCAACAGGGGGCACTGCCCTCTAACGGATTGCTATAAAGAATTTAATAGGGAATGTGTCTATGCTTTTAGTGACTGTTTACTCTTACACATCTTCCCCTGGAAACATGTTTCGTGATATTATAATTTGTCTTTTCCCCCCTCCAATTACCCAGAACGTACCcagaaagtaaaaacaaaaaaggttacaTGATGATATGCTGTGgcatacaaaaaaagaaggaaaactaTGATGTTCAGGCAATGGCAACCCTTCATACACAGGTAAGTACATAATTATCATATTTgatcaagttttatttatagctATTCTTTCCGCTTAAAGAAGTGTATTTAAAgcttaaaatgtgtaaatatttaggtTTGAATAGTTAGGTAAACACTAAACGTTAGTACACATAGTTCATAtgtattttatcttttcaaTTGGAAGAATAAACATGAAGCATGATTTTGCGGTGTTAACCTCTTGAACTTCTGCAGTAGTAGAAGAAGTAGCCCACTCagataaagtaaaagtagaaaccTCAGTGTagaaaagtcctgcattcaaaatattAGCCTACTTAACTAAAACTACTTAAGTATTTGCATTAGCATATAGGTTCAAAAGTATGCAAAATTGCGAATTTTTGAATCATATAAGCTATATTAGTGTATTTCAATTACTGATGTATTAGGTGTGGCTTATTTAAATTAGCCTACTTAATATGTGTCTGGGAAGCATGTGAATTTCCCTCCAAGGATCCAAAAAGTTTTATCTTAATATATTCAAATTTATTTGTGGATTAAGCTATAGCCTATGTTGTGTTATAAATCTGAACATGCAAGGTAACTAAAGCTATCTAATAAATGCATtgtaagtatgtaagtaaaAAGTTTAATATTTCCTCTGAAATGCAGTGGAGTAGACGCATAAAGTcgcatataataataaaaaatactcgAGTAAAGTacagtacctcaaaattgttgTCTGCTTAAGTAGGATAGGACACTAAGCTCCGTGAGAAAATGTAGTCCTGTGCAGGGAATTGAACCTCCTCTGGTTCATGTATTCAGTTCGTCGGTGTTTGTtgggacaggaggaggaggtagtGCGTTAGGTGTGCGCCACGTTTGGAATCCTATTACGCACAGGCATGGGGAGTTGAGCGCCGGGGAGGGGTCTTACacatgtgtctctctctgctcgGAGGCCTCTCAGAGACAGCACAAATCTGCGCTTGCGGGAAGACACCTGCCTCCCTCTTAAACGATTTTCGTAGAGTGAGCCGCACGTAAGGTTGTGGCCTGCGGCCATTTTCGCTGGAGTTGTGATAATGTTAGGCAGCGGCAAGCCAGCGGCCAGCAGCCccagagagcagaggaggaaagGGGCCGAGAAGACGATGGACCCCATCAGAAAGCTCGGTAAGTAAACATACAAACTGGTGACACGAAGTTAACTATTATAACTATCATATAATCTGCTCCAGcctgaaataaaaaacaccataatGTTACTGTAAGGACTGAAATATTTGGATAAAGCCTACAGTATCTAGAGGGCAGTGTTTTTTGTCAGGTCGTATCATCTCCCCGTGACTTTCTTATTATGAACTTCCTTTAAGTGTACAGTGATTTTGATCATACTTAGTAATGTGTTTATATAGCCTACGTAACTTTTCAGGAGGACGATAGAGAGATAGCTGTTCTTTTATCAGGGTATTTTGtatgtttggtttgttttaaacaacCAAGCAATAAAGTGGATTTTATAAGGAAAAACgttataaaaaaagatgtcttatagcttttatttaaaatgacataGTTTGCTTTATTCAGCAGAAAAGGACTCAACCAGAACTAAGACTGAACatgttttgtggttgtgtgtgggtgtagtTGAAGTGATCATACGTTTTTTGAAGAGCTCTCACGCACTATGCTGTGATTCATAGTCCTCGCCGTTCTGCAGCCTACTCTGGTTCTCAGTCCAGCCTCTGATAGGCTGCTGGCCCTTCACACACGCCCTATCAGCTCACGGTCCAACGGCCACACCTCACCCCAAAATAGGCACCTGCCGAGCAACGACAGAGCACCTGTTGTCAGAATCTCGAAAGAGACACTGGATGTCTGGAAATCTGGACCACTATTTTCACCTTTATATACACCATACACATGTTAACTGTGCCTGCAGCCAATCATAGTGTTAACTcgttttaaatgtcaatatcAAGTCAACAGCATAACATCCAGAATTGAAAAgtttcattacatttcataaaCTATACTGATAATACATGCAGGACAGTGAATGTATCCAAGATTTTTACAAtacagaaccccccccccccccccacaaagcTTCTTAAAAAATCCAACAagtaatcacttttttaaatcaaaatatctTTACGATAGCTGATAACAGgtctatttatgtttttgtattatatcACCACTGTTTAAGTTGGcattcaaaaaactaaaatcctgCTCCAAAATTGTATTACttgaacatttaatttgatttttcatcttctcacagcagtgtgtgtgtagggaaCCAGACCGTGGCATTGACAGAGCACACAATGATGAATTGCTGACACTATGCAGACACTTTTATAAGCATTACTGCTGTTTAAGTTATGAAATCTCTGTGCCTGAAAATGTAGTACGCAACTGAACTCTACATTTGAGTCCCCTGCATATACTGAATGATGAAGCCAGTGAGGTCATCCACCACCCAGCCCCTTACCGCCATTTGACGTCCTAAATCAGTCAGGTGGCCTTCAACCCACCAAGTCTTAGCATCTTTTTAATCTTTACTTATTCTACCTCAGATGGAAAACATCACATAATTCTGTCATTGCCAAAAGTGGAATTAAGTGAGTTCAAAGGTTTTGTGTCACAGGACTAGTTTTTCTTGTTACTTTAAAGATCTCCCACTCATAGCCTTTTCTCTACAGTTACAGTTTACTGCGAACCTTAGGTTTTTACGTTTGAATCAGACAAGTGTacacatgtataaatatatCCGCTGTCACAGACGTCCTCTGTGGGGGCTTAAGCATTTGGTTTCAGAGAGAGTCCGAGGTTCATGGCAGTGCTGTTAACTTGGAAGCTCTGTGGCACTGTGTAACACAGCAATGTGAGAACAAACaggatttaaacaaacaaagccaCGACTTAGTGCGTTTGGGCTTGCAAAAGACCAGAAATCCTACTAGAAGGGCACTTCTAGTCTGTCACTCAATGTTAAAGTTCAGACCTGAGGGGGCGTTCATGTGAATTTTTCCAGTTAGTAACTCCTTTACCCAATTACTCCGACACcatgtgaatgcagcacaaatgccctATTTCACAATGTTGTTGAAAGGGATAAAAGAGTTTTGTGTGTCAGCCCCGTGATTTGGATCTGCTCCAAAATGTAAGTAAGGAAGTAGACTACTCATCCAAAGTGCAAATAGGTCCATCTGGTTATTAGAGTTTGTCCATAAGTGGTTTGACAGGGATTTAAACCTTTTGGGTGTTCAATTGACCCCAAATATACACTACGTAGAATCATAAAGATCTTCGTGACTTTAGCTAAATTAACAAGTCATTGACAAATCATGTTCTTTGTAATTACAATTCTAAACATGCAGAATGACTACTCATTAAATCATCCATATTGTGTTCTTTTACAGACTTTTGAGTCAAAAGTGAGCACACTTAAACATTACAATGACAAATTTCTTTATCATTCGTACACCAGAATATTGAAATCATCATGAAATAAACCATCCAAAAGAACGTGGGATGCCAGATTTAAGCTGTGATTCAGGTTTAATGTGTAatatattttcttaatttttgctttgataaaaaaattacCCTATTTTCTTCAAACGTCTGTAAAAGCTAAAAGTCACACTCCAGATATTAAAGTTGCGTTAGCTGATTAGAATCAATCTGTCAGCTGCGCACATTAATGAACCTTTTTGCTGTGTGGTCAAATCTTGCATATTACAACTATATTAATGAATTCATAATGAAAGAGAATGAGAAAACTGAGTCCTGCTTATTTTCAAAAGAATATAAAGAGGCTGCATTGCTTTTTATGTGCCGTCCAAGAAACAACTTTGGCAGTAActctggatttaaaaataatactatactattatactataataatataatactaaAAGCTTATTGTTACTTCTTTTTCTGAGCAATATGTTCTCAAATCCGGTGATGCCACTGAGAGTCACTAATCCaaagtacagtttttttctttttaccaaacCTTCCTCAGATCATCTTTTAACTCTGGGTATCATAATTTCCACTGAAGGCTGGACCTTGTATTAAGAGACGCCCTACTTGCTGACTGACCTGTCTGGTGGGGACAGCTGTGGGACGAATTAAGAAAATTGAATTGACCCGTCGCCAGCATCATATTAACAACACCCTAATCTTTATGTACGTTTAGAATCCTTGCAAGCTGGCTTTCAAGACAGTTGTTATGCTGAAAGAAACGGGAACTGTGTCCCTAGAGGAGCTGGAATGTGTGCCTGCGGGAAGAGGACTCATGCAGACCCAATCTGTTATTGACCAGCCAATTTGGTTATTTTTTGCCTGATCCTCCTCTCAGTTGGAATTTGCTCCCGCTGCTCACAATGTCTACACACcctcagaaaaaaatattcctttagGGATTGAATtgagtgtttgttgttttctcagcTGATCCAGCAGTGCTTCTTTATTCTATTAGCTCGTCTTATCACATAAAGCTgttagttattttactgttttacaaGTTTTAGCTGGTTTGTCAGTTGGCTACTCCGTCACTTTGGTCCGGTCTGAAAACCTATTGGATGCCATGAAATCCTTGTGACTTTGATGACTGCTTGGCTTTTCTTCCTCTAGCTCCCCCAGCAACATCTTCCAGAATGCTTTGGCACCTACTTTTGTGCAGATATTCATGGCTCCCAGACAATGAATCTGTCTGACTTTTCCTCCAGCACCATAATGAGATTTATATTTGTGCTTTTAAgtaaaatgtctcaacaactgttTGAAAGATGTTCCATGAAATTTGGTGCACACATTCATGTCCACCACAGGATGAATCTTAATCAGTTTGGGGATGAATCTTAATCAGTTTGGGGATCCCTTTCTCTTCCCATATAGCATCATGAttagatttaaaattaaaatctgtcCAGTACTTTGGTTGTGACCACATACCtgtaaaactaatgacattcccatcagcctcagttgCAGGCTAcatagtgtttgtgtttttgacaacgtagcaaatgttagcatgataACACACGCTAAACTAAGATTTTAAATGGTGAACAATGAACATTAAACTAGGAAACATCGGAATGTTAACATTGGCACTGTGAGCATGTTGATGTTAGCATTTTGCTCAAAACGCAAAGTCGCAGAGCTGCTAGCGGGGCTAACATTTCATCCCaaaccatttatttgtttatgaaCAAATACCATTAAacctaatgacattcccattaacctcagctgtactttgtgtttagtgctactTATCAAATGTTACTATGCCATTGCGCGAAATTAAGATGGTAAATGATAAACATGACATGTTacaatgttagcatttagctaaagcACTGCTGTGCTTCGATGGCAACTGGCATGGTTGTAGACTCTTTTAACTTTATTTCCTCTCTTATTTAGCAAATTTAGCTGCTTTTCTAATTAAGCACCAGCATAGTTAGGATGTCAACCAGATTTTCTGCAGGagacaaagtaaagaaaacactATTCAGCTCTCTAGCCTGAAGAACCATGCCCATCCCTCCATTCACACCCTTATAAAGAGGCCTTCAGGAGCATTTAGTGTGTGCTGTTGAAAACTGGCCAACACTTTCAGGCTTATGCTCACTTGTTCGGTTAGATATTAAAATTATGCAATAGAAAAGCAGGAATGTGGTCGAGGCTGGAGAGCAATAGTAAAAGGTTGGGCAGTGGGTTGAGACAGAAGCAGTTTGGACAGCTTAGTGTGGTCACTGACCTGCAGATAATCAGGTCCAGTTGCTCTGCTTGTGGGAATACCTTGCATGTGGTAACAGCTTGGGAGAACCGGTTTGTTATGGATGGAGGGCTGGTAGGgggatttctttgtgtttaaccCTGATGGGGAGAGATCCTCTGCTGAGcccagtttgtttgtgtctaGTCGGGGGGGGTGGAGAGCTACAGCTTTGACAATACAAGGACTGTCATTTAAAAGGAAAGTTAAGGACAGTATGCCCACTGCATCTTGAAAAAACTTGAGCTGCTCTGTGAGAGGCCCCATTCTTCCCTGCAAAAGAATCAATGAGGCATAGCTGAATGTGCTTTAATACCACTTGCACTTGTACTTTAAAGATGTAGTGGCATGGGTTTGTCATAATAAGTTACAAAGCAGTGTGATATAACCAGATACTTAGCTAATccttaaaaaactaatttgtccagtggttttagtttttgaaataGCAAATTtgcattaggcaaaacctttaGGCCAATTTTTAGACTCAATGTTTGATAATGTTTATACCAGTATTTGAAATTATCGATCCTTGTTCCTGGGTAAAATATGGGCTTGGGGCCTTTAACACATCCCCTCCCATTAGATAACTCTAAAATAGCTAATATCAAATAACCAAGATCAATCAGTACATCTAACCTCATTTCATGTGTaattttaaccctaaccctaaataGTTGTCTAAATTTCATTTAGTCtaaaatcattttacatttcactCATGCAAAAATGTCCACTCCAGAGTATTGGCTTGTTCCTCGTCTGTGGGTCTGTCACGTTTCAATGATGTAAACAATCATGAAATTTCCTCTCAAATTCAACCCTGCAGTCCAGAATCATCCTTAGCTTTATACTAGAGCTGCAGCTAACGATTTTATTTGTTCTTGATTATTTTGCCAGTAATTATATTTGATGAACCACCTAAAGTTTCTCAGAGGCCAACGGGAcatctttaaattgcttgtttagATCAACCAACAGTTGATCCAACCAACAGTGTACAGTGAGAAGCACGATTAATCATTTATCAATTGGTGCTGATGAATATTCTCTCGATTGATAATAGATTAATTGACAAATCTTGTCAGCTCTATTTCTGTCCTTTATTTATGATGTAATCAAAAGAAGTTCATGTAAAACTGGCCCTGTACTTTTAAATTGTGTCTTGTGCAAGCATTTGGCTTTGTGATTGATCATGAAACTATAACATGCTAAGACATACTTGCGGCAAACAGCAATACATAGTTACttgttttcctttctgtgtttcagaTGACTCTCAACTCAAACCTGAATTGTGTGTCCACCATGTCTGTAGATCCCTTAGGATTTCTTCtcacatcttttattttctcccgTAACATGCCCCAATCCTTTCAGTTCTGGCAACATAACATAATACATGCCTCTGTTCTGAGTTTCTCAATTTCTTTTAGCATCTTGATTTAATTTCCATAGGATGGCAATAGCTAGGGAGAACTATGAACCGTACAGCCAGGCAAAGACTGTCTGTTGGCCTGCTGCTGTGCCAAGAGAGACATAAATCTACACATAATCATGGCTGATTCACATCTCAACATTCTCTCAGCTTTAttcttaaaatgtgttgttcAGACTAGAAGAAAATGCTCAGAGAAACATTACTTTGTTAAAACATTAGTCACTTTTCAAGACAATCCATGACAGCTCCACTCAGCACATTAAAAACCTTCAGCAACAGTCATTTCCTCCTAGGTTTGGATATGGAACACAGACTTTGGTGTAGGGTGTAAGCAGAAAAGTGTTGACTGTATATGTGAAGTTGGCTTAACAAATACAGTCAACATGACCTCTGATGTTGTTAACCTGACCAATGGATTGTATAGATTGGTAGGAGATATTGTACAGGCATTCtggtgcccagaggatgaatcctactgtcTCAGCAAGTATGAATTGCCATtaatttgttttacacacattcatgttcccaTCAGGATACATTTTTGAtaactatagtatgttgatctCTTACATTTTTTCTGACGCCATCAAGAAGTCAATTGTCCCATACTTTGATTTACAACCAAATACCTGCAACACTAATGACCATCCCATCGGCCTCAGCTGTACTGTTTTTAATGCTAGCCAACGTTAGaaagctatttttttaaactaggaTGGTGAACATGAACAAGGGGAACAACTTCCTTCAACTTCCTTTGACATTGTGAGCGTATTAGCACGCTGATCTTAGCaattagctcaaagcaccgctgTGGATAGTAAAGTACAGACATCATTGCAGATCACAAGATCCAGATAGACTTGCATTGAAGATGCTCTCATGGCAGTTTCACTCAACGGCAATGTGGCGATAAGCTAAGAATCCCAACTACAGTGATcacaaaatagagaaaagccCATGGGACCAAAAACGAGTCGAGCTGAACCATGCAGTGTAAATGAGGCATTAGTCTAGCTAACGTTCCAGACAGCACCAAAGAAGAAATCATGATATTACTATCAAATCCCTAAGAGAAATTAATATGTTTTGTGTAATTAGGGCCTACATTTTTAGAAACCTTATTGTACATTGAGCCTGTAAGTCACAATAAAACGGTACAAACCCAAGACAAACTCTACCTGCTGATGACACAATGTCAAACTATATCACAGTTTATTGTTGCATTAATACTTCCTGTCTGGTTTTGTGTTCTCCAGGTCTACTGGACAATGAGGACGTACGTGTGATGTTGCAGGGCTGCAGCATGGTGAAAGTTCGCTCTTCAAGGTGGCAGAAGAGCCGAAACCTGCGGCTGCTAGATGACGGTCTAACCGTGTGGTGTGAATCCACCAAGAGCTCCCGCAAAGCCAAAGCCCAGCAGTATTGTGAGTGTTGCTGAAACTTGGCTTTATGATCACTGAGAGCGGGAAGGAGAGCA includes these proteins:
- the hexim1 gene encoding protein HEXIM, whose translation is MMTEPMEQTHHLKTSGSPSGGSSGDALEHLPARNRGGPENGNRGRQRDQKRHQRAEDCGGINTDKLWQMKGEQREVCPAFAAGNELIKCPIANQPNQKADGNHIAQGKNGEDRPLEETLHQVQEDSHIDSDTGFDARLGKKRHRRRTSRKKRNWKPYCQLSWDERKALEEKETARASRVREEMFAKGLPVAPYNTTQFLMDEHDREEPDLNTETGVRRPSGVGNRMEDTGSEEDLCDNNNEEEDNDEGSGGGSDGIGRPGNAGGEFLQRDFSETYEMYHVESLQNMTKQELVQEYLELEKCMSRLEEENNRLRRAVEPGGLTAESSLVRLRELERELERLRAQNTELLLQNQPSNDRGQVATN